The Rana temporaria chromosome 4, aRanTem1.1, whole genome shotgun sequence genome contains a region encoding:
- the LOC120936100 gene encoding adhesion G-protein coupled receptor F3-like has protein sequence MPSHRFLCKILTFVTHFSLLAFFSWTLVQGLFLVCQLLFVFHHFTKKEFLLLSAILGYGIPSAIAGGTFLAYYPNKYLMSNACWLDNKSGAFLLFAFPAIVIMGGNILVLVVVIAKIFKSSVSQGKSEDDEVVEKLMKAVLFCTPQFGLTWALGIPLYVYPKTIFLHYIFALLNPLQGFFLLLFGCLLDKKVIEALKDIFKKKTSLNSLGETKNSTT, from the exons ATGCCTTCACATCGCTTTTTGTGCAAAATACTCACCTTCGTTACTCATTTTTCTTTGTTGGCCTTTTTTTCCTGGACATTGGTGCAGGGCCTGTTTTTGGTGTGCCAGTTACTCTTCGTCTTCCATCACTTTACCAAAAAAGAATTTTTGCTCCTTTCTGCCATACTTGGATATGGTATTCCATCTGCTATAGCCGGGGGCACTTTTTTGGCGTATTATCCTAATAAGTACCTGATGAGCAATGCCTGCTGGTTGGATAACAAATCTGGTGCCTTTCTGCTGTTCGCCTTCCCTGCCATTGTAATTATGGGTGGAAATATTCTCGTCCTGGTGGTTGTGATTGCAAAAATTTTCAAGTCGTCAGTCTCTCAAGGGAAGAGTGAGGACGACGAGGTGGTTGAGAAGCTCATGAAAGCTGTTTTGTTCTGCACACCACAATTTGGATTGACTTGGGCTCTTGGAATCCCCTTATACGTATACCCAAAGACTATTTTCTTGCACTACATATTTGCCTTGCTCAACCCTCTGCAG GGCTTTTTCCTTCTACTGTTTGGGTGTCTCCTGGATAAAAAG gtgATTGAAGCTCTAAAAGATATTTTCAAGAAAAAAACCTCCCTAAACAGTCTG ggaGAAACAAAGAACAGCACTACCTGA